In Nicotiana tabacum cultivar K326 chromosome 10, ASM71507v2, whole genome shotgun sequence, the DNA window ATCTTACCTTATGATCGTCGATAAGATGTTCAAAATGAACAATATATATCATGCAAAAGGAAAAGCGTTTAACTTATGTACATTGACAGTATAAAAGTAAGACAGAATATTGTTACCTTCTCCGGCGGCCAAGTTGAAGTAAAGGTCAACAACATTGGGGCATTTGTGGTAACAATCAGGGGAGCAGAGCTTAGAGGTAAACTGAGCCTCAAGCAAAGAATCAGAAGAAATTCCAACAGAGTTTCTATCAACTCCACATGCATTTACACATTCATCTGTCTCaatgtattccctcatgtttCCAACGATAACCTCTGATGTCTTGCATTGGTACTCACTTTTCCCATCTTCTAATGTTGATTTCTCTAACAAACACCTCTTCCCAGATGATGCAATTGAGAATGCACAAATATTTGTTGGCAAATTCTCACAAATGATCTCCCCTAAAATCAAGAAACAATAACAGCCACAAAAATTAGAATTGTAAGGATATgtactacaaaaaaaaaagaattagctACGAACTTCGTCGCTAAATCGCTCGTAGCTAACAAAATTTCTGGATAATATATCGTTAATCCGTCGTTAAATAAAAATTAGCGATATTTTCTTATTTAGCAATAGAATTTGTCTGTCGCTAATTCCTGTTTTTTTAAGTAGTGAATTATATTAACATGCTTGACATGATCATCAAAATTGAATCTTTGCATGTACATGAACGGAAATGGATCTAGAGCGATTCAACGGGTTCAACTGAATCCATTGTTTTCGAGTCGAACCATGTTGATATATGTAAATTTTTCCATGCACATATATAAGCAATCGTTCTAAATTATGGATTCTCTTATGtgaatgaaagaaaagaaaagaaaactagaTATAGATATACGTACCAAGAGCAACTTGGAGGAAAAGGGAACATGTAAAGAAAAGAATCAAAGATGATTTCATTGAAGAGgccatttcttcttcttgttttctcttttgtttttggtGTGATTTTGTTTGTTTggaaaacttgaagaagaaatggagaGGTTTTTTGGGTTTGTGAGATGAGTTTGAATGAAGGGGTTTCTTGACTTTATATTGGGAGTTTAGGAAGGGAGAGGAGAAATTCAAGATGTGTTATGACCTATGCAAATCATACAAATGTCTGGCCACCGGCttagttagtttgtttactttttatttttatttttagggtTAATATTTAAATTGGATCTTCTgttttttaatttaaaagtttAGACTATTAATGCATGAATCAACGCTGAATTTTGACGTATTCTCTTATTTTGGGAGAGCACAAATGGAATGGGATGGGAGCTCGAAGGTTGATGGACAAATTAGTGGATCCCACGCATTGCTTTTccttttagattttatttttattattattcttataTAGTTCGCCAATAATAAATATTACGTATTTCTTTGTCTGTGAAAATTAGCTCGGAGAATAACAGTCAACCCATTTTAATGTGAATTTGAACTTTAATAGTTTCTTTAAAGATGTACATGTCTAGAAACAATGTTAAACTTCTACAAATTAAGGGGTCGATTGATTGGAAGACACGTTATGTTGAGATTAGT includes these proteins:
- the LOC107803801 gene encoding uncharacterized protein LOC107803801, whose product is MASSMKSSLILFFTCSLFLQVALGEIICENLPTNICAFSIASSGKRCLLEKSTLEDGKSEYQCKTSEVIVGNMREYIETDECVNACGVDRNSVGISSDSLLEAQFTSKLCSPDCYHKCPNVVDLYFNLAAGEGVYLPDLCKKQRSNPHRAMIELQSSGAAEDFADAPAPSPLSF